In one Massilia endophytica genomic region, the following are encoded:
- a CDS encoding type II secretion system F family protein, protein MANAGNQVKESVFAWEGKDKTGKTVRGELRAGGEAVVNVTLRRQGIMVTKVKKKVYRSGKKVTDKDITLFTRQLATMMKAGVPLLQAFDIVGKGHANPSVSKLIMDLRADIETGTSLNQAFRKFPLYFDPLFCNLVGAGEQAGILEDLLTRLAIYKEKTLAMKAKIKSALTYPISILAVAFIVTAVIMIWVVPAFKEVFTSFGADLPAPTVFVMNLSAFFVEYWYLIFGGLFASIYFFFQSWRRSAKVQQAMDRLLLRLPIFGDVIRKATIARWTRTLSTMFAAGVPLVESLDSVGGASGNFVYLEATRKIQTEVSTGTSLTVAMQNAEVFPNMVTQMVSIGEESGSLDAMLGKVADFYEEEVDDAVASLSSLMEPMIMVILGVLIGGLVVAMYLPIFKLGSVV, encoded by the coding sequence ATGGCAAACGCGGGCAATCAGGTCAAGGAATCGGTGTTCGCCTGGGAAGGCAAGGACAAGACCGGCAAGACCGTGCGCGGCGAACTGCGCGCAGGCGGCGAGGCCGTGGTGAACGTGACGCTGCGGCGCCAGGGCATCATGGTCACGAAGGTGAAGAAGAAGGTCTACCGCTCCGGCAAGAAGGTCACGGACAAGGACATCACCCTCTTCACCCGCCAGCTGGCCACCATGATGAAGGCGGGCGTGCCGCTGCTGCAGGCCTTCGACATCGTGGGCAAGGGCCACGCCAATCCGTCCGTATCGAAACTGATCATGGACCTGCGCGCGGACATCGAGACCGGCACGAGCCTGAACCAGGCCTTCCGCAAGTTCCCCCTCTACTTCGATCCGCTGTTCTGCAACCTGGTGGGCGCGGGCGAGCAGGCCGGTATCCTGGAAGACCTGCTGACCCGCCTGGCCATCTACAAGGAAAAGACCCTGGCCATGAAGGCCAAGATCAAGTCGGCGCTGACGTATCCGATCTCGATCCTGGCGGTGGCCTTCATCGTGACGGCCGTCATCATGATCTGGGTGGTCCCCGCCTTCAAGGAAGTGTTCACCAGCTTCGGGGCGGACCTGCCCGCTCCCACCGTGTTCGTGATGAACCTCTCGGCCTTCTTCGTCGAATACTGGTATCTGATCTTCGGCGGGCTGTTCGCCTCCATCTACTTCTTCTTCCAGTCCTGGCGCCGCTCCGCGAAAGTGCAGCAGGCCATGGACCGGCTGCTCCTGCGCCTGCCCATCTTCGGCGACGTGATCCGCAAGGCGACGATCGCGCGCTGGACGCGCACCCTCTCCACCATGTTCGCCGCCGGCGTGCCGCTGGTGGAATCGCTGGACTCCGTGGGCGGCGCCTCGGGCAACTTCGTCTACCTGGAAGCGACGCGCAAGATCCAGACCGAAGTGAGCACCGGCACGAGCCTCACGGTGGCCATGCAGAATGCCGAGGTGTTCCCGAACATGGTCACGCAGATGGTTTCCATCGGCGAGGAATCCGGCTCGCTGGATGCGATGCTGGGCAAGGTCGCCGACTTCTACGAAGAAGAAGTGGATGACGCCGTGGCCTCGCTGTCGAGCCTCATGGAGCCCATGATCATGGTGATCCTGGGCGTATTGATCGGCGGCCTGGTGGTTGCCATGTACCTCCCGATCTTCAAGCTCGGCTCCGTCGTATAA
- a CDS encoding IS110 family RNA-guided transposase, producing MQNADDGLYVGIDVSKKSLDVDSLPLSHRAQSPNDAGGHQNLKARLLQLQPRWIVVEASGGLEMELVSVLATAGLPVAVINPKQARDFAKAIGVLAKTDQVDAIVLARFGQAVKPALRPIKDGELRHLEDVLTRRRQLVDMLTAEKNRKLQATALIAKEINEHIEWLEQRIKGTNGDLGRAIKESPLWHAKADLLSSIPGVGSITVATLLAQLPELGTLNRREIGALVGVCPYSRDSGKMRGKRRIWGGRASVRAVLYMATLVAIRHNPVLKSAYARLLAAGKLKKVAIVACMRKLLVTMNAMLHNNERWAATLD from the coding sequence ATGCAGAACGCAGACGATGGGTTGTACGTCGGGATCGATGTCAGCAAGAAGAGTCTGGACGTCGATAGTCTTCCGCTGTCACATCGGGCGCAGTCCCCCAATGACGCGGGTGGTCATCAGAACCTGAAAGCCAGGTTGTTGCAGCTACAGCCGCGATGGATCGTGGTGGAGGCGAGCGGCGGTCTCGAAATGGAATTGGTCAGCGTACTGGCAACTGCGGGGTTGCCAGTGGCGGTCATCAATCCCAAACAGGCCAGGGATTTCGCCAAGGCCATTGGCGTGCTTGCGAAAACTGACCAGGTCGATGCCATTGTTCTGGCCCGCTTCGGGCAAGCGGTCAAACCGGCACTGCGTCCAATTAAAGACGGTGAGCTACGCCATCTGGAGGACGTTCTGACTCGAAGACGCCAGTTGGTCGATATGCTCACAGCTGAGAAGAACCGAAAGCTGCAGGCGACCGCTCTCATTGCAAAAGAGATCAATGAGCATATTGAATGGCTCGAGCAGCGTATCAAGGGCACCAATGGTGATCTGGGGCGGGCTATCAAGGAAAGTCCGCTATGGCACGCTAAAGCCGACCTGCTCTCATCCATCCCCGGCGTAGGCTCCATCACCGTCGCAACCCTGCTGGCGCAGTTACCCGAGCTTGGCACGCTCAATCGGCGCGAAATCGGTGCGCTGGTTGGCGTCTGCCCATACAGCCGTGACAGCGGCAAGATGCGGGGGAAGCGAAGAATTTGGGGTGGCAGGGCATCGGTACGGGCGGTCCTCTACATGGCCACCTTGGTCGCCATCCGACACAATCCCGTCCTCAAAAGCGCCTACGCCCGGCTGCTCGCGGCAGGAAAACTCAAGAAAGTAGCCATCGTGGCTTGCATGCGCAAGCTGCTCGTCACCATGAACGCCATGTTGCATAACAACGAGAGGTGGGCAGCAACCCTCGATTAA
- the puuE gene encoding allantoinase PuuE, protein MSTYDNYPRDLIGYGRNPPHPKWPKDARVALQFVLNYEEGGENNVLHGDAASETFLSEIIGAAAFPMRHMSMESIYEYGSRAGLWRLLRMFEQRRLPLTIFGVSMALKRHPEAVAAFQELGHEIACHGLRWISYQNMDEATERAHMKEAVEIIRDMTGSAPLGWYTGRDSPNTRRLVVEHGGFAYDADYYGDDLPFWQEVEHLDANGKPAVTPQLIVPYTLDTNDMRFAAMQGFNSGTQFFDYLKDAFDVLYEEGDPEGLNRPKMLSIGLHCRLAGRPARAAALARFLDYVQSHDDVWITRRIDIAEHWRLHHPYIKNS, encoded by the coding sequence ATGAGCACTTACGACAACTACCCCCGCGACCTGATCGGCTACGGCCGCAATCCACCCCATCCCAAATGGCCGAAAGACGCCCGCGTGGCGCTGCAGTTCGTGCTGAACTACGAGGAGGGCGGCGAGAACAATGTGCTGCACGGCGATGCAGCCTCGGAGACCTTCCTGTCGGAGATCATCGGCGCCGCGGCCTTCCCCATGCGGCACATGAGCATGGAGTCGATTTACGAGTACGGCTCGCGCGCGGGCCTTTGGCGCCTGCTGCGCATGTTCGAGCAGCGCAGGCTGCCGCTGACCATCTTCGGGGTCTCCATGGCGCTCAAACGGCACCCCGAGGCGGTGGCCGCCTTCCAGGAGCTGGGCCACGAAATCGCCTGCCATGGCCTGCGCTGGATCTCGTACCAGAACATGGATGAAGCCACGGAACGGGCGCACATGAAGGAAGCGGTCGAGATCATCCGCGACATGACCGGCAGCGCGCCGCTGGGGTGGTACACCGGCCGCGATTCGCCCAATACGCGCCGCCTGGTGGTGGAGCATGGCGGTTTCGCCTATGACGCCGACTATTACGGCGATGACCTGCCGTTCTGGCAGGAGGTGGAGCATCTGGACGCGAACGGCAAGCCCGCCGTGACGCCCCAGCTGATCGTGCCCTACACCCTGGACACGAACGACATGCGCTTCGCCGCCATGCAGGGCTTTAACAGCGGCACCCAGTTCTTCGACTACCTCAAGGACGCATTCGACGTGCTGTACGAGGAAGGCGACCCCGAAGGCCTGAACCGGCCGAAAATGCTGTCCATCGGCCTGCACTGCCGCCTGGCGGGACGCCCGGCGCGGGCGGCGGCCCTGGCGCGTTTCCTCGACTATGTGCAGAGTCATGACGATGTGTGGATTACCCGCCGCATCGACATTGCCGAGCACTGGCGCCTGCATCATCCTTATATTAAGAATTCCTGA
- the uraH gene encoding hydroxyisourate hydrolase → MGKLTTHVLDTAHGRPGSGVKVALFAVGAEGKTLLKMDVTNSDGRCGTPLLEGGALKPGQYELVFNAGDYFADLGVALPSPRFIDLVTIAFGIAHADQNYHVPLVVSPWSYSTYRGS, encoded by the coding sequence ATGGGAAAACTGACGACTCACGTTCTGGATACTGCACACGGCCGCCCCGGCTCAGGTGTGAAGGTGGCGCTCTTCGCCGTAGGGGCGGAGGGCAAAACGCTGCTGAAGATGGACGTTACCAACAGCGACGGCCGCTGCGGCACGCCCCTGCTGGAAGGCGGTGCGCTGAAGCCGGGCCAGTATGAGCTGGTATTCAACGCGGGCGACTATTTCGCCGACCTGGGCGTGGCGCTGCCATCACCACGCTTCATCGACCTGGTGACCATCGCCTTCGGCATCGCGCATGCGGACCAGAACTACCACGTGCCGCTGGTGGTGTCGCCCTGGTCCTACTCCACCTACCGGGGCAGCTGA
- a CDS encoding NuoB/complex I 20 kDa subunit family protein, translating into MEATLERDGFMITSAEALLNAARTDSLWYLSFGLACCAVEMMEAASARYDMDRFGMIPRPSPRQADLMIVAGTLTNKMARAMRKSYDQMPEPRYVVSMGSCANGGGYYHYSYSVVRGCDRIVPVDVYVPGCPPTPEALIYGLVQLQRKIKAERPNRHYTEIAR; encoded by the coding sequence ATGGAAGCAACACTGGAACGCGATGGATTCATGATCACTTCGGCCGAGGCCCTGCTGAATGCCGCGCGCACGGACAGCCTGTGGTATCTGAGCTTCGGCCTTGCCTGCTGCGCCGTGGAGATGATGGAAGCCGCGTCCGCGCGCTACGACATGGACCGCTTCGGCATGATTCCCCGTCCCTCGCCCCGCCAGGCGGACCTGATGATCGTCGCGGGCACGCTCACCAACAAGATGGCGCGCGCCATGCGCAAGTCCTACGACCAGATGCCGGAGCCGCGCTACGTGGTCTCCATGGGGTCATGCGCCAATGGGGGCGGCTACTACCACTACAGCTACTCCGTGGTGCGCGGCTGCGACCGTATTGTGCCGGTGGACGTGTATGTGCCGGGCTGCCCGCCCACGCCGGAAGCCCTCATCTACGGCCTCGTCCAGCTCCAGCGCAAGATCAAGGCCGAGCGGCCAAACCGCCACTACACCGAAATCGCTCGTTGA
- a CDS encoding helix-turn-helix domain-containing protein: MEETGALSAAGERLAFLPPAALAGVVRYFHVERASPGPVLVPSTPSAMLTFFVSGCSLAGGTRFDRAMLSGPLTRPFAALWQADTTFVSALIEPEYLPLLFDVDAAELSDMPVTLADLPSAPDCEALEALLPTLPSPRRWALALAQWLLALLDRREGLRETFILPRTMLALSTDDIATRYGMSVRQLERRHLASYGLTLRDSRKMERYVHALSALLLLPPSRGLLTRIAMDAGYHDQAHMVRDFTHYTGMAPGALMKGAQEEQELRLYRYEEPYREIVARHR; encoded by the coding sequence ATGGAAGAGACGGGTGCGCTCAGTGCGGCTGGCGAGAGGCTGGCCTTTCTTCCGCCAGCGGCCTTGGCGGGAGTGGTGCGCTATTTCCACGTTGAGCGCGCGAGTCCGGGGCCTGTGCTCGTACCCTCGACGCCGTCGGCCATGCTCACTTTCTTCGTCAGCGGCTGCTCGCTCGCGGGCGGCACACGCTTCGACCGCGCCATGCTGAGCGGGCCGCTCACACGTCCTTTCGCGGCCTTGTGGCAGGCCGATACCACCTTCGTCAGCGCCCTGATCGAGCCGGAATATCTCCCGCTGCTGTTCGATGTGGATGCGGCGGAGCTGAGCGATATGCCCGTGACCCTGGCCGACTTGCCCTCCGCGCCGGACTGCGAGGCACTGGAAGCGCTGCTGCCAACCTTGCCCTCGCCCCGGCGCTGGGCATTGGCTCTCGCGCAATGGCTGCTGGCGCTGCTGGACCGCCGCGAAGGGCTGCGCGAAACCTTCATCCTGCCGCGCACGATGCTGGCCCTGTCCACGGACGATATCGCTACCCGCTACGGCATGAGCGTGCGCCAGCTGGAGCGCCGCCACCTCGCCAGCTACGGCCTCACCCTGCGCGACAGCCGCAAGATGGAGCGCTACGTGCACGCGCTGTCCGCCTTGCTGCTGCTGCCTCCCAGCCGGGGCCTGCTCACCCGCATAGCCATGGACGCGGGCTACCATGACCAGGCCCACATGGTGCGCGATTTCACGCACTACACCGGCATGGCGCCCGGCGCGCTGATGAAGGGCGCACAGGAGGAGCAGGAGCTGCGCCTCTATCGCTACGAAGAGCCTTACCGCGAAATCGTGGCCCGCCATCGCTGA
- the xdhA gene encoding xanthine dehydrogenase small subunit, which yields MSEPIRFYFRGAVHEVRDAAPTQTVLQHLREDLHCTGTKEGCAEGDCGACTVVVGALGADGQLEMKAVNSCIQLTPTLDGKALFTVEDLQQPDGALHPVQQALVECHGSQCGFCTPGFAMSLWGMYLKQEGRRPERKEIDDCLSGNLCRCTGYRPIIDAAGRMTELPRVEFDAAHVTSQLAGLKRDALAIYSAQGQTFMAPRTLGELAQLRAEHPRATLLAGSTDVGLWITKQMRDLEGIIYLGHVDALKFVREADGLLDIGAGVSLEDAYNALCEHYPQELGELRQRFASLPIRQAGTLGGNVANGSPIGDSMPWLIALSAQVVLHSVRGERVLALEDLYLDYMKKDLAADEFVLSVRVPLPRPNVAFRTYKLAKRFDQDISAVCAAFAFTLDRGVVTGARIAFGGMAGTPKRAARAESLLAGRRWDEAALADAMRALAEDYAPLSDMRASSEYRMKTAQNLLRRFWLETRSDAPLAADAVNAFACRA from the coding sequence ATGTCAGAACCGATTCGTTTTTACTTCCGTGGCGCCGTGCATGAAGTGCGCGACGCTGCGCCCACGCAGACGGTGTTGCAGCATCTGCGCGAGGATCTGCATTGCACCGGCACCAAGGAAGGCTGCGCCGAAGGCGACTGCGGGGCCTGCACGGTGGTGGTGGGCGCGCTCGGTGCGGACGGCCAGCTTGAGATGAAGGCGGTGAACTCCTGCATCCAGCTCACACCCACTCTGGACGGCAAGGCCCTGTTCACCGTGGAAGACCTGCAGCAGCCCGATGGCGCGCTGCATCCCGTGCAGCAGGCGCTGGTGGAATGCCACGGCTCCCAGTGCGGCTTCTGTACCCCCGGCTTTGCCATGTCCCTGTGGGGCATGTACCTGAAGCAGGAAGGCCGCCGTCCCGAACGCAAGGAAATCGACGACTGCCTGTCCGGTAACCTGTGCCGCTGCACGGGCTACCGCCCCATCATCGACGCGGCCGGGCGCATGACCGAGCTGCCGCGCGTGGAATTCGATGCCGCGCATGTCACCAGCCAGCTCGCAGGACTGAAGCGCGATGCACTGGCCATCTACTCCGCGCAGGGCCAGACCTTCATGGCCCCGCGCACCCTTGGCGAACTGGCGCAGCTGCGCGCCGAACATCCGCGCGCCACGCTGCTGGCCGGGTCCACCGACGTGGGCCTCTGGATCACCAAGCAGATGCGCGACCTCGAAGGCATCATCTATCTCGGCCACGTGGACGCGCTGAAGTTCGTGCGCGAGGCGGATGGCCTGCTCGATATCGGCGCGGGCGTGTCGCTGGAGGATGCCTACAACGCCTTGTGCGAACACTATCCGCAGGAGCTGGGCGAACTGCGCCAGCGCTTTGCCTCGCTGCCGATCCGGCAGGCGGGCACCCTGGGCGGCAATGTCGCCAACGGCTCGCCCATCGGCGACTCCATGCCCTGGCTGATCGCGCTGAGCGCGCAGGTGGTACTGCACAGCGTGCGCGGCGAGCGTGTGCTGGCGCTGGAAGACCTCTATCTGGACTACATGAAGAAAGACCTGGCGGCGGACGAATTCGTGCTCTCCGTGCGCGTGCCTCTGCCGCGCCCGAACGTCGCATTCCGCACCTACAAGCTGGCCAAGCGCTTCGACCAGGATATTTCCGCCGTGTGCGCCGCCTTTGCCTTCACGCTGGATCGCGGCGTGGTCACCGGCGCGCGCATCGCCTTCGGTGGCATGGCGGGCACGCCCAAGCGCGCGGCGAGGGCAGAGAGCCTGCTGGCAGGCCGACGCTGGGACGAAGCCGCACTGGCCGACGCCATGCGTGCGCTGGCCGAAGACTACGCGCCCCTGAGCGATATGCGCGCCAGCAGCGAGTACCGGATGAAGACCGCGCAGAACCTGCTGCGCCGCTTCTGGCTTGAAACGCGCAGCGATGCGCCGCTGGCGGCCGACGCCGTCAACGCCTTCGCCTGCCGCGCCTGA
- the pilB gene encoding type IV-A pilus assembly ATPase PilB — protein sequence MASVQTNSSAGAPVSGLARALMQAGKLTLPQADALNRRAQAEKLPFIDVLVSSGTVNARELAVFCSETFAYPLMDLAAFSIDALPPKIIEPKLMQSQRVVALAKRGNKMSVAISDPTNTQALDQIKFQTESSVEPVIVPHDALIRLLNELGKSADQTIADLAGEEGDIQFAEEEEANAAPDPSTDVEDAPVVRFLNKMLMDAVNMGASDLHFEPFEKFYRIRFRVDGVLVEHAQPPVSIKEKLVSRIKVLARLDISEKRIPQDGRMRLIVSPTKTIDLRISTLPTLFGEKVVMRILDATQAQMGIDSLGYDPDQKELLLDAIQRPYGMVLVTGPTGSGKTVSLYTCLNILNKPGINISTAEDPAEINLPGVNQVNVNDKAGLTFPVALKSFLRQDPDIIMVGEIRDLETADIAIKAAQTGHMVFSTLHTNDAPSTLTRLMNMGVAPFNIASSVILITAQRLARRLCTCKQPVDISEDLLRRAGFKDEELDGNWKPYGPVGCERCNGSGYKGRVGIYQIMPITPAIEALILASGNAMQIAAQSESEGVKSLRQSGLVKVKAGLTSLEEVLGCTNE from the coding sequence ATGGCATCAGTGCAAACCAACTCGTCGGCTGGCGCTCCCGTGTCAGGGCTGGCGCGGGCGCTGATGCAGGCCGGGAAGCTGACCCTGCCGCAGGCGGACGCGCTCAACCGCCGGGCCCAGGCCGAAAAGCTGCCCTTCATCGACGTGCTGGTTTCCAGCGGCACGGTGAACGCACGCGAGCTGGCCGTGTTCTGCTCCGAAACTTTCGCCTATCCCCTGATGGACCTGGCGGCCTTCAGCATCGACGCCCTGCCGCCCAAGATCATCGAGCCCAAGCTGATGCAGAGCCAGCGGGTGGTGGCCCTGGCCAAGCGCGGGAACAAGATGTCCGTTGCCATCTCGGACCCCACGAATACCCAGGCGCTGGACCAGATCAAGTTCCAGACCGAGAGCTCGGTGGAACCCGTGATCGTGCCGCACGATGCGCTGATCCGCCTGCTGAATGAACTGGGCAAGAGCGCCGACCAGACCATCGCCGACCTGGCGGGCGAGGAAGGCGACATCCAGTTCGCCGAGGAAGAGGAGGCGAACGCCGCCCCCGATCCTTCCACGGACGTGGAAGACGCGCCGGTGGTGCGCTTCCTGAACAAGATGCTGATGGACGCCGTGAACATGGGCGCGTCCGACCTGCACTTCGAACCTTTCGAGAAGTTCTACCGCATCCGCTTCCGCGTGGACGGGGTGCTGGTGGAGCATGCGCAGCCCCCTGTCTCCATCAAGGAAAAGCTGGTCTCGCGCATCAAGGTGCTGGCGCGGCTGGACATCTCGGAGAAGCGCATTCCGCAGGACGGGCGCATGCGCCTGATCGTGTCTCCTACGAAGACCATCGACCTGCGCATCTCCACCCTGCCCACCCTCTTCGGCGAGAAGGTGGTGATGCGTATTCTGGATGCGACCCAGGCCCAGATGGGCATCGACTCCCTGGGCTATGACCCGGACCAGAAGGAGCTGCTGCTGGACGCCATCCAGCGCCCCTACGGCATGGTGCTGGTGACGGGGCCCACCGGCTCGGGCAAGACGGTGTCCCTGTACACCTGCCTGAACATCCTGAACAAGCCCGGCATCAATATCTCGACGGCGGAAGACCCGGCCGAGATCAACCTGCCCGGCGTGAACCAGGTGAACGTGAACGACAAGGCGGGGCTTACCTTCCCCGTCGCGCTGAAATCCTTCCTGCGCCAGGACCCGGACATCATCATGGTGGGTGAGATCCGCGACCTGGAAACGGCGGACATTGCGATCAAGGCCGCACAGACCGGCCACATGGTGTTTTCCACCCTGCACACGAACGACGCACCGTCCACACTCACACGCCTGATGAACATGGGCGTGGCTCCCTTCAATATCGCCTCCTCCGTCATCCTGATCACGGCGCAGCGCCTGGCGCGCCGCCTGTGCACCTGCAAGCAGCCGGTCGACATCTCGGAAGACCTGCTGCGCCGCGCAGGCTTCAAGGACGAAGAACTGGACGGCAACTGGAAGCCATACGGCCCCGTGGGCTGCGAGCGCTGCAACGGCTCGGGCTACAAGGGCCGCGTGGGCATCTACCAGATCATGCCGATCACGCCCGCCATCGAGGCGCTGATCCTTGCCAGCGGCAACGCGATGCAGATCGCCGCGCAGTCGGAGTCGGAAGGCGTGAAGTCGCTGCGGCAGTCCGGACTGGTGAAGGTCAAGGCAGGCCTCACCAGCCTGGAAGAAGTGCTGGGCTGCACGAACGAATAG
- a CDS encoding glutamate carboxypeptidase, with amino-acid sequence MARKLVAGAVMALAGLGASAQTPDAALLKRAEQVKPEALKLLGRMVNIDSGTFSEKGLNAVGALASAELKKLGFKVETFSAAPAAGKNIVATLNGKGKGRVLLVAHMDTVYADGTAKANPFRIEGSRAYGPGIMDDKGGIVVALYALKLLKESGFRDFARITVLLNTNEETGSHGSRELIEKTVKEHDVALNLEPGRAADGVVIARKGSGEIGMEVQGKAAHAGVAAKQGVNAAMEAAHQVIQLSELGNEEKGTTVNWTVLKSGDRSNVIPDLATAQADIRVSVPEEFDRVEQDIARISSKQLIKDAKVSIHLRRGFPPMPQSPVTDALAAKANEIYGELGRKLTLESTGGAADASLMFAAGVPTLDGLGIVGGGIHTPGEYAEIESIPPRVYLLARLIQEAGKGLQLPR; translated from the coding sequence ATGGCAAGGAAACTGGTAGCAGGCGCCGTGATGGCGCTGGCAGGTCTGGGCGCTTCGGCGCAAACGCCGGATGCGGCGCTGCTGAAGCGCGCGGAGCAGGTCAAGCCCGAGGCATTGAAGCTTCTGGGCCGCATGGTGAATATCGATTCGGGCACCTTCAGTGAAAAAGGCCTGAACGCGGTGGGCGCGCTGGCTTCGGCGGAACTGAAGAAGCTTGGCTTCAAGGTCGAGACCTTCTCCGCCGCTCCCGCAGCGGGCAAGAACATCGTCGCCACCCTGAACGGCAAGGGCAAGGGACGCGTGCTGCTGGTCGCCCACATGGACACCGTCTACGCCGATGGCACGGCCAAGGCCAATCCCTTCCGCATCGAAGGCAGCCGCGCCTATGGACCCGGCATCATGGACGACAAGGGAGGCATCGTCGTGGCCCTGTACGCGCTCAAGCTGCTGAAGGAAAGCGGCTTCCGCGACTTCGCCCGCATCACCGTTCTCCTGAACACGAACGAAGAAACCGGCTCCCACGGTTCGCGGGAGCTGATCGAGAAGACGGTCAAGGAGCATGACGTGGCCCTCAACCTGGAGCCGGGGCGCGCTGCGGATGGCGTGGTCATTGCGCGCAAGGGCAGCGGCGAGATCGGCATGGAAGTGCAGGGCAAGGCCGCGCACGCAGGCGTCGCCGCGAAACAGGGCGTCAACGCCGCCATGGAGGCCGCCCATCAGGTGATCCAGCTTTCAGAACTGGGCAACGAAGAGAAGGGCACCACCGTCAACTGGACGGTGCTGAAAAGCGGAGACCGCAGCAACGTGATACCGGACCTGGCGACCGCGCAGGCCGATATCCGCGTGTCGGTGCCCGAGGAATTCGACCGCGTGGAGCAGGACATTGCCCGCATCTCGTCCAAACAGCTGATCAAGGACGCGAAGGTGAGCATCCACCTGCGCCGCGGCTTCCCGCCCATGCCGCAGAGCCCTGTAACGGATGCGCTGGCGGCGAAGGCCAACGAAATCTACGGGGAACTGGGCCGCAAGCTGACGCTGGAGAGCACCGGCGGCGCCGCCGACGCGAGCCTCATGTTCGCGGCGGGCGTGCCTACGCTGGACGGTTTGGGCATTGTCGGCGGCGGCATTCACACGCCGGGCGAGTATGCCGAAATCGAGAGCATTCCGCCGCGCGTCTACCTATTGGCGCGGCTGATCCAGGAAGCGGGCAAGGGCCTTCAGCTGCCCCGGTAG
- a CDS encoding HlyC/CorC family transporter — protein sequence MDNIPLWAQFLALAFLIFLSAFFAMAETALMAANRFRLRHQAKRGSRRAIATLWLLERTETLLSLVLVANTLLNAMAIALVTAIAITNFGMEEHVIVIAICAVVFVLIVVAEISPKIIGARYADQIVLPASVILRPLLRMARPLIWFVDLFVNALLRLFRIKPSSALQDARLSPDELRSVLLESGNFIPQKHKSILLNLFDLESISVEDVMTPRAQIEALDLSVPVEQIREQLTTCYHNKLPVYDGEINQIVGILHVRKAVGLLNEEDELTAEHFRALLSEPYFIPQDTGAFDQLQNFQENKERLAIIVDEYGEVQGLVTLDDIIEEMIGDFTTSTPSAARADSFGWDARGECILEGVTALRDINKRLGLDFPLDGPKTLNGMLLEWLQEIPEAPISVKIGNCIIEVMQVHDQSIKVVKLRRIDGPALQK from the coding sequence TTGGACAATATTCCCTTGTGGGCGCAATTTCTTGCGCTCGCTTTCCTGATCTTCCTCTCGGCCTTCTTCGCCATGGCCGAAACCGCCCTGATGGCGGCCAACCGTTTTCGTCTTCGCCACCAGGCAAAACGCGGCAGCCGCCGCGCCATTGCCACGCTCTGGCTGCTGGAACGCACGGAAACCCTGCTCTCGCTCGTTCTGGTCGCGAATACGCTGCTGAACGCCATGGCGATCGCCCTCGTCACCGCCATCGCCATCACAAATTTCGGCATGGAGGAACACGTGATCGTGATCGCCATCTGCGCCGTCGTCTTCGTGCTGATCGTGGTGGCGGAGATTTCGCCCAAGATCATCGGCGCCCGCTACGCGGACCAGATCGTGCTGCCCGCCAGCGTGATCCTGCGCCCCTTGCTGCGCATGGCCAGGCCCCTGATCTGGTTCGTGGACCTGTTCGTGAACGCCCTGCTGCGCCTCTTCCGCATCAAGCCCTCCAGCGCCCTGCAGGATGCGCGCCTGTCGCCGGACGAGCTGCGCTCCGTACTCCTCGAAAGCGGCAACTTCATCCCGCAGAAGCACAAGAGCATCCTGCTCAATCTCTTTGACCTGGAGTCGATCTCGGTGGAGGACGTGATGACGCCGCGCGCCCAGATCGAGGCGCTGGACCTGTCCGTTCCGGTCGAACAGATCCGCGAGCAGCTCACCACCTGCTACCACAACAAGCTGCCGGTCTACGACGGCGAAATCAACCAGATCGTGGGCATCCTGCATGTGCGCAAGGCGGTGGGCCTGCTGAACGAGGAAGACGAGCTGACCGCCGAACACTTCCGCGCCCTGCTGAGCGAGCCCTACTTCATCCCCCAGGACACGGGCGCCTTCGACCAGCTGCAGAATTTCCAGGAAAACAAGGAACGCCTGGCCATCATCGTGGACGAGTACGGCGAAGTGCAGGGCCTGGTCACGCTGGACGATATCATCGAAGAAATGATCGGGGACTTCACCACGTCCACACCGAGCGCGGCACGGGCCGATTCCTTCGGCTGGGATGCCCGTGGCGAATGTATACTGGAAGGTGTGACGGCGCTGCGCGACATTAACAAGCGCCTGGGCCTCGATTTCCCCCTGGATGGGCCGAAAACCCTGAACGGGATGCTGCTGGAATGGCTGCAGGAGATTCCCGAAGCGCCAATCAGTGTCAAGATTGGCAATTGCATCATCGAGGTCATGCAGGTGCACGACCAGTCGATCAAAGTCGTCAAATTGCGACGTATAGATGGGCCTGCTTTACAAAAATGA